Proteins co-encoded in one Hymenobacter swuensis DY53 genomic window:
- a CDS encoding GNAT family N-acetyltransferase produces MPAPLHFSSATEADLPALNYLVNRAYRGEASEQGWTTEAHLLAGQRTDEADLRTQLQTPGVTFLLARTEAGELIGSVFLQPQADDLYLGMLSVEPTRQAQGIGRQLVAAAEEFARHQSCTGIRITVISVRQELLAWYERLGFRPTGETVDFPTDTRFGIPRQTEPLVLLVLRKVL; encoded by the coding sequence ATGCCTGCTCCCCTGCATTTCTCGTCCGCCACCGAAGCCGATCTGCCTGCCCTCAACTACCTCGTCAACCGCGCCTACCGGGGCGAGGCCTCCGAGCAGGGCTGGACCACTGAAGCCCACCTGCTGGCCGGCCAGCGCACCGACGAAGCCGACCTGCGCACCCAGCTCCAGACGCCCGGCGTCACGTTCCTCTTGGCTCGCACCGAGGCCGGTGAGTTGATCGGCAGCGTGTTCCTGCAGCCCCAGGCGGACGATTTGTACCTGGGCATGCTGTCAGTGGAGCCCACGCGACAGGCGCAGGGAATTGGCCGGCAGTTGGTGGCGGCGGCCGAGGAGTTTGCCCGCCACCAGAGCTGCACCGGCATCCGCATCACCGTTATTTCGGTGCGACAGGAGCTGTTGGCCTGGTACGAGCGGCTGGGCTTCCGGCCCACCGGCGAAACCGTGGATTTCCCCACCGATACCCGGTTCGGCATTCCGCGCCAGACGGAGCCACTGGTACTGCTGGTGCTGCGGAAGGTGCTGTAA
- a CDS encoding MBL fold metallo-hydrolase, protein MLHVFGKNPTRNIQRRFLGLTNYQNGRFENLGGVSFRPTDAPMGKMLRDFLRKPRTVTPSRPLPTLQTDLHHPASELPTIIWFGHSSYLIQADGRNILVDPVFSGAASPVSFAVKAYPGSDAYQVADLPPIDVLVLTHDHYDHLDYATVRALREKVQHVITPLGVSGHLRAWGYAPEQLTELNWHDTAEPLPGVHLTATPAQHMSGRSLAARQTLWASYVLELPGARLFLGGDSGYGPHFRAIGEQYGPFDVALLENGQYNLSWHAIHCLPEETARAAQDLGAKLLLPVHWAKFTLAYHPWNEPIQLVLQAADAAGLPVTVPRIGEPYTLGTPPKREAWWAFD, encoded by the coding sequence ATGCTCCACGTATTCGGGAAAAATCCCACCCGCAACATTCAGCGCCGGTTTCTCGGCCTTACCAACTACCAGAACGGCCGGTTCGAGAACCTGGGCGGCGTCAGCTTCCGGCCCACTGATGCGCCCATGGGCAAAATGCTGCGCGACTTTCTGCGCAAGCCCCGCACCGTCACGCCGTCCCGGCCGCTGCCCACCCTGCAAACCGATTTGCATCACCCGGCTTCGGAACTGCCCACCATCATCTGGTTTGGTCACTCTTCCTATCTGATTCAGGCCGATGGGCGCAACATCCTGGTAGATCCGGTATTCAGTGGGGCCGCTTCGCCGGTTTCCTTCGCTGTGAAGGCCTACCCCGGCTCCGATGCCTACCAGGTAGCTGATCTGCCGCCCATCGACGTGCTGGTGCTTACCCACGACCATTATGACCACCTCGACTACGCCACCGTGCGGGCGCTGCGCGAGAAAGTACAGCACGTTATTACGCCGCTGGGCGTGAGCGGGCACCTGCGGGCCTGGGGCTACGCGCCGGAGCAGCTTACGGAGCTGAACTGGCACGATACCGCCGAGCCGCTGCCGGGCGTACACCTCACCGCCACGCCGGCCCAGCATATGTCGGGCCGCAGCCTAGCCGCCCGCCAGACCCTCTGGGCCTCCTACGTGCTGGAGTTGCCCGGGGCGCGGCTGTTTCTGGGCGGGGATAGTGGCTACGGGCCGCACTTTCGGGCCATTGGGGAGCAGTACGGCCCGTTCGACGTGGCCCTGCTCGAAAACGGCCAGTACAACCTGAGCTGGCACGCCATCCACTGCCTGCCCGAAGAAACCGCTCGGGCAGCCCAAGATCTGGGCGCCAAGCTGCTGCTGCCGGTCCACTGGGCCAAGTTCACGCTGGCCTACCACCCCTGGAACGAGCCGATTCAGCTGGTTTTACAAGCCGCCGACGCCGCAGGGTTGCCCGTAACGGTGCCGCGCATCGGGGAGCCCTACACGCTGGGCACGCCGCCAAAACGGGAGGCGTGGTGGGCGTTTGATTAA
- the hemF gene encoding oxygen-dependent coproporphyrinogen oxidase has product MLSMLTSAPTTFPAPTAQPRFRDTVEAWMRQFQDWLCQQLEATDGPGRFREDAWQHHSGGGGRSRILTEGAIIEKGGVNFSAVEGQMSEQAARVLLMPDPNYFATGVSVVQHPRSPRVPISHMNVRYFEAGNGEAWFGGGLDLTPIYVDLEQARWFHTQIAEVCQRHSPAYYERFKQWADEYFYIPHRQETRGIGGIFFDRLLVGKEADADSLFAFVRDVAEVYGRSYTELLRRNADLPYTEQQKQWQLVRRGRYAEFNLAIDRGTRFGLETGGRTESILMSLPPQCEWHYNLQPEPGSPEAHTQQWLRKGVNWLTEPPTAAC; this is encoded by the coding sequence ATGCTTTCTATGCTCACCTCCGCCCCTACCACGTTCCCCGCGCCCACCGCGCAGCCCCGATTCCGCGACACCGTGGAGGCCTGGATGCGCCAGTTTCAGGACTGGCTCTGCCAGCAACTGGAAGCCACCGACGGGCCGGGCCGCTTCCGTGAGGACGCCTGGCAGCACCACAGCGGCGGCGGGGGTCGCAGCCGCATCCTCACCGAAGGCGCCATCATTGAGAAAGGTGGGGTGAATTTCTCGGCCGTGGAGGGCCAGATGAGCGAGCAGGCCGCCCGCGTGCTGCTCATGCCCGACCCGAATTACTTTGCCACCGGCGTATCGGTGGTGCAGCACCCGCGCAGTCCCCGGGTGCCCATCTCGCACATGAACGTGCGCTACTTCGAGGCCGGCAACGGCGAAGCTTGGTTTGGCGGCGGACTTGATCTGACGCCGATTTACGTGGATCTGGAGCAGGCCCGCTGGTTTCACACCCAGATTGCCGAGGTGTGCCAGCGCCACAGCCCGGCCTACTACGAGCGGTTCAAGCAGTGGGCCGATGAATACTTTTACATTCCGCACCGCCAGGAAACGCGCGGCATCGGCGGCATCTTCTTCGATAGGCTGCTAGTGGGCAAAGAGGCCGACGCCGACAGCCTGTTCGCCTTTGTGCGCGACGTGGCCGAGGTGTACGGCCGCTCCTACACGGAGCTGCTGCGCCGCAACGCCGACCTGCCTTACACTGAGCAGCAGAAACAATGGCAGCTGGTGCGCCGGGGCCGCTACGCCGAGTTTAACCTGGCCATCGACCGGGGCACGCGCTTCGGGCTGGAAACCGGGGGCCGCACCGAGAGCATCCTGATGAGCCTGCCGCCCCAGTGCGAGTGGCACTACAACCTCCAACCCGAGCCCGGCTCGCCCGAAGCGCACACCCAGCAGTGGCTGCGCAAAGGCGTGAACTGGCTCACCGAACCGCCCACCGCCGCTTGCTGA
- a CDS encoding phosphatase PAP2 family protein, with protein MLKQLDALDRWLLVAANSHRTPKLDAWMVFFTERFVWFPAYLVLLVVLAYLYGRRARLLVPLLGLSVALADGISSRFFKPYFARLRPCHDPDLSATLNLVNGCGGQFGFISSHAANSFALAVFVALVLPRRYRVAKWMLFIWASLVSYSRIYLAAHFPSDVLAGALLGSGLAWLCAWAYERLAVRWFGSAEPSAV; from the coding sequence TTGCTGAAGCAACTCGATGCCCTGGACCGTTGGCTGCTGGTAGCCGCCAACTCCCACCGCACGCCCAAGCTGGACGCGTGGATGGTGTTTTTCACGGAACGCTTCGTGTGGTTTCCGGCCTACCTGGTGCTGCTGGTGGTGCTGGCGTACCTGTACGGCCGCCGCGCCCGGCTGCTGGTGCCGCTGCTGGGCCTGAGCGTAGCCCTGGCCGACGGCATCTCCAGCCGCTTCTTCAAGCCCTACTTCGCCCGCCTGCGCCCCTGCCACGACCCCGACCTCTCGGCCACCCTGAACTTGGTGAACGGCTGCGGCGGACAGTTCGGCTTTATTTCCTCGCACGCGGCCAATTCCTTTGCCCTGGCCGTGTTTGTAGCCCTGGTATTGCCCCGCCGCTACCGCGTGGCCAAGTGGATGCTGTTCATCTGGGCCAGCCTGGTGAGCTACAGCCGCATCTACCTGGCCGCCCACTTCCCCTCCGATGTGCTGGCCGGCGCTTTGCTCGGCTCCGGCCTGGCCTGGCTCTGCGCCTGGGCCTATGAGCGGCTGGCGGTGCGTTGGTTCGGCTCGGCAGAACCGTCAGCAGTGTAG